From the genome of Novosphingobium sp. TH158, one region includes:
- a CDS encoding CopD family protein produces MTYFWLKAGHIIFVIFWMAGLFMLPRYFVYHQEAAADSPENAVWTDRESKLLKIILWPSMIIVWLLGLLLAITTNAYSFGWFHAKLLLVLGLTAYNLWLGGYHKALARGERRLTGRNLRMLNEIPGIAAAFIVVLVVIRPF; encoded by the coding sequence ATGACCTATTTTTGGCTCAAGGCCGGACACATCATCTTCGTGATTTTCTGGATGGCCGGGCTGTTCATGTTGCCGCGCTATTTCGTCTATCATCAGGAAGCCGCAGCGGATTCTCCCGAGAACGCCGTGTGGACCGATCGCGAGAGCAAGTTGCTGAAGATCATCCTGTGGCCGTCGATGATAATCGTCTGGCTGCTGGGGCTGTTGCTGGCAATCACGACCAATGCGTACAGTTTCGGCTGGTTTCACGCCAAGCTGCTGCTGGTCCTGGGCTTGACGGCCTATAACCTGTGGCTGGGCGGTTATCACAAGGCGCTGGCACGCGGCGAGCGACGGCTGACCGGACGCAACCTCAGGATGCTCAACGAGATCCCCGGAATCGCGGCGGCCTTCATCGTCGTTCTGGTTGTCATTCGCCCGTTTTGA
- a CDS encoding nucleoside triphosphate pyrophosphatase: MIVLASQSASRKAMLDAAGVPFRAAPAHVDERALEAGLAGEAPRNIALALAEAKAIAGSAANAGALVLGSDSLVDVEGRRFDKPRDRDEAAEHLRHFSGRTMQLHSAAALVRDGQLRWSGADVARLKVRPLSEAFIADYLDHEWPAVSGCVGVFRIEARGPHLFEAIEGDQFTVLGMPLLKVLAALREEGVLVA, encoded by the coding sequence ATGATCGTGCTCGCTTCGCAAAGCGCCTCGCGCAAGGCCATGCTCGATGCTGCCGGGGTTCCCTTTCGCGCCGCCCCCGCCCATGTCGACGAGCGGGCGCTCGAAGCCGGGCTGGCTGGCGAGGCCCCCCGGAACATCGCCCTTGCCCTTGCCGAGGCCAAGGCCATTGCCGGCAGCGCTGCCAATGCCGGAGCGCTCGTCCTTGGCAGCGATTCGCTTGTCGATGTCGAGGGCAGGCGGTTCGACAAGCCGCGCGACCGCGATGAAGCGGCCGAGCACCTGAGGCATTTCTCCGGCCGCACCATGCAGCTCCATTCCGCCGCAGCGCTGGTGCGTGACGGTCAGCTCCGGTGGAGCGGCGCAGATGTCGCCCGGCTGAAGGTCCGCCCGCTGTCGGAAGCGTTCATCGCCGATTACCTCGATCACGAATGGCCAGCCGTCTCGGGCTGCGTCGGGGTGTTCCGCATCGAGGCGCGCGGACCCCATCTGTTCGAAGCGATCGAAGGGGACCAGTTCACCGTGCTGGGCATGCCGCTTCTCAAGGTGCTGGCGGCGCTTCGCGAAGAGGGAGTCCTAGTGGCATGA
- the hemE gene encoding uroporphyrinogen decarboxylase, which produces MPGLLLDTLRGTNGDARPVWFMRQAGRYLPEYRALRAEKGGFLALVYDSDAAAEITLQPIRRFGFDGAILFSDILIVPYAMGQDLQFLAGEGPHLSPRLVDTALSSLSAVPTRLDPIYETVAKVKAGLGPGRTLLGFAGSPWTVATYMVAGEGSRDQHETRALAYRDPAAMQAIIDAIVEVTVDYLAGQVAAGAEAVQLFDSWAGSLAPAEFERWVIAPNAAIVSQLRARCPGVTIIGFPKGSGEKLPAYARETRVDALALDETIDPLWAHRNLPEGLPVQGNIDPLLLLSGGEEMERQALRILDAFAGRPHVFNLGHGIGQTTPIEHVSQLLGVVRGWRRP; this is translated from the coding sequence ATGCCCGGACTCCTTCTCGATACCCTGCGCGGAACCAATGGCGATGCGAGGCCCGTTTGGTTCATGCGCCAGGCTGGACGCTACCTGCCGGAATACCGTGCGCTTCGTGCCGAAAAGGGCGGATTCTTGGCGCTTGTCTATGATAGTGACGCTGCTGCGGAGATCACCCTGCAGCCGATCCGCCGCTTCGGCTTTGACGGGGCGATCCTGTTTTCGGACATTCTCATCGTGCCCTATGCCATGGGACAGGACCTGCAGTTCCTGGCGGGCGAGGGGCCGCACCTTTCACCGCGGCTGGTCGATACCGCGCTAAGCTCGCTCAGTGCCGTGCCGACCCGCCTCGATCCGATTTACGAGACGGTTGCCAAGGTGAAGGCCGGACTCGGACCGGGACGGACGCTGCTTGGCTTTGCCGGCAGCCCCTGGACCGTTGCCACCTACATGGTTGCGGGCGAGGGCAGCCGCGACCAGCACGAAACGCGCGCGCTTGCCTATCGCGACCCGGCGGCAATGCAGGCGATCATCGATGCCATCGTCGAGGTGACGGTCGATTACCTTGCCGGCCAGGTCGCTGCCGGTGCCGAGGCGGTGCAGCTGTTCGATTCCTGGGCCGGCAGCCTTGCCCCGGCAGAGTTCGAACGCTGGGTGATTGCCCCCAATGCCGCCATCGTTTCGCAACTGCGCGCGCGCTGCCCCGGCGTGACGATCATCGGCTTTCCCAAGGGATCGGGTGAAAAGCTTCCCGCCTATGCGCGCGAGACCCGGGTCGATGCCCTGGCGCTCGACGAGACGATCGATCCGCTGTGGGCGCACCGCAACCTGCCTGAAGGCCTGCCCGTGCAGGGCAACATCGATCCCCTGCTGCTGCTTTCGGGCGGCGAGGAGATGGAACGGCAGGCGCTGCGCATTCTCGATGCCTTTGCCGGGCGGCCACACGTGTTCAACCTGGGGCATGGCATCGGCCAGACGACCCCGATCGAACATGTTTCGCAACTTCTTGGCGTTGTCAGGGGCTGGCGCAGGCCCTGA
- a CDS encoding pyruvate, water dikinase regulatory protein translates to MPKLHLHLLSDSTGETLEMVAKAALAQFDDAQVSRHFWPMVRSQQHLDRVLGEIAAHPGLVLFTLVNPELRARLEDRCRALGLPSVAALDAVTAVLEDMLGVQAKARPGRQHLMDEAYFDRVDAIHYTIAHDDGVSHEDWEEADIVLAGVSRTSKTPTSIYLANRGYKVANIPVVPESPPPDALYSLKRPLVVGLTTAPDRLIQVRRNRLLSLNQAPETAYVDTDRVAKEVQYARRMFADNGWPVIDVTRRSIEETAAAVIRLMGERHEADAGEEATDE, encoded by the coding sequence ATGCCGAAGCTTCACCTGCACCTCCTGTCGGATTCCACCGGCGAAACGCTGGAGATGGTCGCCAAGGCCGCACTCGCCCAGTTCGACGATGCTCAGGTATCGCGCCATTTCTGGCCGATGGTCCGAAGCCAGCAACACCTGGACCGTGTCCTTGGCGAAATTGCGGCGCATCCCGGCCTGGTGCTGTTCACCCTGGTCAATCCGGAACTGCGCGCCCGGCTGGAAGACCGCTGCCGCGCGCTGGGCCTGCCGTCTGTGGCCGCGCTCGATGCCGTAACCGCCGTCCTGGAAGACATGCTGGGCGTCCAGGCCAAGGCCCGGCCCGGCCGGCAGCACCTGATGGACGAAGCCTATTTCGACCGTGTCGATGCCATCCACTACACCATCGCCCACGATGACGGTGTCAGTCATGAAGACTGGGAAGAGGCGGACATCGTCCTTGCCGGCGTCTCGCGAACGTCCAAGACTCCGACTTCGATCTACCTTGCCAACCGTGGCTACAAGGTGGCCAATATCCCGGTCGTGCCCGAAAGCCCGCCGCCCGATGCGCTCTATTCTCTCAAGCGCCCGCTTGTCGTCGGCCTGACAACGGCACCGGACCGGCTGATCCAGGTGCGGCGCAATCGCTTGCTCTCGCTCAACCAGGCGCCGGAAACCGCCTATGTCGATACCGATCGGGTGGCCAAGGAAGTGCAGTATGCGCGCCGCATGTTCGCCGATAACGGCTGGCCGGTGATCGACGTAACCCGGCGCTCGATCGAGGAGACGGCGGCCGCCGTGATCCGCCTGATGGGTGAACGGCATGAGGCCGATGCCGGTGAGGAGGCAACCGACGAATGA
- a CDS encoding shikimate dehydrogenase, whose translation MTQPYAEVIGDPISQSKSPVIHGNWLARLGIPGEYRACHVSASELAAYIARRRADPDWRGCNVTIPHKEKVGALLDRLEPRAQAVGAVNTVFRDADGQLVGTNTDVDGVAEALRGFDLAGRKVVVLGAGGAARAAFFHLAGAGCSVSVLARNHEKARAAIEQCGLDARLLPFSGGTSAFDDAVLAINTTQLGMTGQDPMPRFVLEEIDQMQRDALLFDMVYAPRETGFLKAAAQTGRATVGGLTMLVGQARTAFARFFGKVPPASGDAELMRKLTA comes from the coding sequence ATGACGCAGCCCTATGCCGAGGTGATCGGCGATCCGATCTCCCAATCGAAATCCCCGGTGATCCACGGCAACTGGCTCGCCCGGCTCGGCATCCCGGGCGAATATCGCGCCTGCCATGTCAGTGCGTCGGAGCTTGCTGCCTATATCGCCCGTCGCAGGGCTGATCCTGACTGGCGTGGTTGCAACGTCACCATTCCGCACAAGGAAAAGGTCGGCGCCTTGCTCGACCGGCTTGAACCGCGCGCCCAGGCGGTGGGAGCGGTCAATACCGTGTTCCGCGATGCCGACGGCCAGCTGGTGGGCACGAACACCGATGTCGACGGCGTGGCCGAAGCCCTGCGCGGATTCGACCTTGCCGGGCGCAAGGTCGTGGTGCTTGGCGCCGGCGGAGCGGCCCGCGCCGCCTTTTTCCACCTTGCCGGCGCCGGTTGCTCGGTCAGCGTCCTGGCGCGCAACCATGAAAAGGCGCGGGCGGCAATCGAACAGTGCGGGCTTGATGCCCGGTTGCTGCCGTTTTCTGGCGGCACCTCTGCCTTCGACGATGCAGTACTGGCGATCAACACCACGCAGCTGGGCATGACCGGGCAGGACCCCATGCCACGCTTTGTGCTTGAGGAAATCGACCAGATGCAGCGCGATGCCCTGCTGTTCGACATGGTCTATGCCCCGCGCGAAACCGGCTTCCTCAAGGCAGCGGCACAGACCGGGCGCGCAACTGTCGGCGGCCTGACCATGCTTGTCGGCCAGGCCCGCACTGCATTTGCCCGCTTCTTCGGCAAGGTCCCGCCAGCCAGCGGCGATGCCGAACTGATGCGCAAGCTGACGGCATGA